One Phaseolus vulgaris cultivar G19833 chromosome 2, P. vulgaris v2.0, whole genome shotgun sequence DNA window includes the following coding sequences:
- the LOC137811009 gene encoding lysine histidine transporter-like 8 has product MAEAKEIWSAPITPRTTSVVGTPVVASPPVSCPPSQLHSPSLTRSPLLQSENGDAPHPKSKTPKTPRTPLRISNLTPRFITPLGSPVRKALRFTKLDPQDAWLPITESRNGNQYYAAFHTLCSGIGIQALVLPVALTVLGWTWGIISLTLAFIWQLYTLWLLVNLHESVEHGVRYCRYLQLCGATFGEKVGKLLALFPILYLSAGTCTTLIIIGGSTARTFYEVVCGDSCTAKPMTTVEWYLVFTCAAVVLSQLPNLNSIAGISLIGAVTAVGYCTSIWITSVAEGALDGVNYDPIRGENSVENAFGVLNALGIIAFAFRGHNLILEIQSTMPSSEKHPSHVPMWKGVKVSYTLIAACLFPLTIGGYWAYGQLIPSNGGMLTALYQFHSHDVSRFVLGLTSFFVVVNALCSFQIYGMPAFDDMESQYTTRMKKPCPWWLRALIRLFFGFMCFFIGVAVPFLSQLAGLIGGVALPVTFAYPCFMWLKTKKPKKYSAMWGLNWFLGTLGVCLSVVLIAASLYVIIDTGVNVSFFNPQ; this is encoded by the exons ATGGCTGAAGCTAAGGAAATATGGTCAGCACCAATAACCCCTAGAACAACTTCAGTTGTGGGAACACCTGTTGTGGCATCTCCACCTGTGTCATGTCCACCCTCTCAGCTTCACTCACCATCTCTAACTAGGTCACCCCTTCTTCAATCAGAGAATGGAGATGCACCACATCCTAAAAGTAAGACTCCTAAGACACCAAGAACCCCACTTAGGATCTCAAATTTAACTCCAAGGTTTATCACCCCTTTGGGAAGCCCTGTGAGAAAAGCTCTTAGATTCACCAAGCTTGATCCTCAGGATGCTTGGCTTCCAATCACTGAGTCTAGAAATGGTAACCAGTACTATGCTGCTTTTCATACCCTTTGTTCTGGGATTGGAATTCAGGCTCTTGTTCTCCCTGTTGCCTTAACTGTTCTTGGTTG GACGTGGGGAATCATAAGTTTGACTCTGGCTTTCATATGGCAACTTTACACCTTATGGCTTCTAGTCAATCTTCACGAGTCAGTGGAACATGGTGTACGCTACTGTCGATACCTTCAACTTTGTGGTGCTACCTTTG GAGAGAAAGTTGGGAAATTGCTTGCTCTGTTCCCAATACTGTACCTATCAGCTGGAACATGCACCACACTAATCATCATAGGAGGATCCACTGCAAGGACATTTTATGAAGTGGTGTGTGGTGATTCATGCACTGCCAAACCCATGACCACTGTGGAATGGTACTTGGTGTTTACCTGTGCAGCTGTGGTGCTATCTCAGTTGCCAAACTTGAATTCCATTGCTGGGATATCACTCATTGGAGCTGTCACTGCTGTAGGGTACTGTACCTCCATTTGGATTACCTCTGTAGCAGAGGGTGCCCTAGATGGTGTGAACTATGATCCTATAAGGGGTGAAAACAGTGTTGAAAATGCCTTTGGTGTGCTTAATGCCTTAGGTATAATTGCCTTTGCTTTCCGGGGCCACAATCTCATCCTTGAAATTCAG TCCACAATGCCTTCAAGTGAGAAGCACCCATCACATGTGCCAATGTGGAAAGGGGTGAAGGTTTCTTACACACTCATTGCAGCATGCTTGTTTCCCTTAACCATTGGTGGCTATTGGGCTTATGGGCAATTG ATTCCATCAAATGGAGGAATGCTGACAGCCCTATACCAATTCCACTCCCATGATGTGTCAAGATTTGTGCTGGGATTGACAAGTTTCTTTGTGGTGGTGAATGCTCTGTGCTCGTTTCAAATCTATGGCATGCCAGCATTTGATGACATGGAGTCACAATACACTACAAGGATGAAGAAGCCATGCCCATGGTGGCTGCGTGCATTGATTCGTCTGTTCTTTGGGTTTATGTGCTTCTTCATAGGAGTGGCTGTTCCATTCTTGTCTCAATTGGCAGGGTTAATTGGAGGAGTGGCATTGCCAGTGACATTCGCATACCCTTGTTTTATGTGGCTAAAGACAAAGAAGCCAAAGAAGTATAGTGCGATGTGGGGTTTGAATTGGTTCTTGGGGACATTAGGTGTGTGTTTGAGTGTGGTGTTGATTGCAGCTAGTTTATATGTTATCATTGATACTGGTGTTAATGTTAGCTTTTTCAATCCTCAGTAG
- the LOC137809237 gene encoding uncharacterized mitochondrial protein AtMg00810-like: MVSSLCLVADASVVVANPTLYRSVVGALQYITLTRPGFSFFVNRVCQFMHNPQLPHWTAVKRILRYLASTTTQGLRLCPSPSYSVEAFSDSDWATDLDDRKSVSGYCIYVGRNLIS, translated from the coding sequence ATGGTCTCCTCCCTTTGTCTCGTTGCTGATGCTTCTGTCGTGGTTGCAAATCCTACTCTCTACCGCTCGGTTGTTGGCGCTCTTCAATATATTACACTCACTCGCCCTGGATTCTCCTTCTTTGTCAACAGAGTTTGCCAATTCATGCACAATCCACAACTCCCACACTGGACTGCGGTTAAACGTATTCTTCGGTATCTTGCAAGCACTACAACTCAAGGTCTACGTCTGTGTCCTTCTCCAAGCTACTCGGTTGAAGCATTTAGTGACTCGGATTGGGCCACTGATCTTGATGACCGCAAATCTGTCTCAGGGTATTGCATCTATGTTGGCCGCAACCTTATTTCCTAG